In Actinomadura citrea, a single window of DNA contains:
- the pgsA gene encoding phosphatidylinositol phosphate synthase — MLNKIRPALGRVLTPVGQAVARTGVSPNAITVIGTVGVAAGALVLFPRGEFFWGTMVITAFVLFDMLDGAVARVTGKISAFGAFLDSTMDRVADAAIFAGLMIGLYRGDQETLAGVALYCLVSGVVVSYAKARAEGLGYTCNVGIAERAERLIVVLVAAGFDGLGVPYILAVALWGLAVLSTVTVGQRFATVYAQARPGAEAGAGNGAQNGAAKTPEPRP; from the coding sequence ATGCTCAACAAGATCAGGCCCGCGCTGGGGCGAGTCCTCACCCCCGTCGGACAGGCGGTCGCGCGGACCGGGGTCTCGCCCAACGCCATCACCGTCATCGGGACGGTCGGCGTCGCCGCCGGCGCGCTCGTGCTGTTCCCCCGCGGGGAGTTCTTCTGGGGGACGATGGTCATCACCGCGTTCGTCCTGTTCGACATGCTCGACGGCGCGGTCGCCCGGGTCACCGGGAAGATCTCCGCGTTCGGGGCGTTCCTGGACTCCACCATGGACCGCGTCGCCGACGCCGCGATCTTCGCCGGGCTGATGATCGGGCTGTACCGGGGCGACCAGGAGACCCTCGCCGGGGTCGCGCTGTACTGCCTGGTCTCCGGGGTCGTGGTGTCCTACGCCAAGGCCCGCGCCGAGGGCCTCGGCTACACCTGCAACGTCGGCATCGCCGAGCGCGCCGAGCGCCTCATCGTCGTCCTCGTCGCGGCCGGGTTCGACGGGCTCGGCGTCCCCTACATCCTCGCGGTCGCCCTGTGGGGCCTCGCCGTGCTCAGCACCGTCACGGTCGGGCAGCGGTTCGCCACGGTGTACGCCCAGGCGCGGCCGGGCGCGGAGGCCGGGGCCGGGAACGGTGCGCAGAACGGGGCCGCGAAGACGCCGGAGCCGCGTCCATGA
- a CDS encoding phosphatidylinositol mannoside acyltransferase, translating to MTTPRRGEAPPSLRDEVSDAAYALGWTVVRKMPESAARLVFTALSDRTWHRYGGGVRQLERNLCRVLGKDAVDDEVRILSKKVLRSYFRYWLEVFRLPEYDRARILGRMRVTGEKKIFTNLDSGRGVILALPHMGNYEHAGAWLVHCGYPFTTVAERLEPASLFDRFVEFREGLGMEVLAHKGASAYGRMAQRLRAGRPVCLVVDRDLTESGIDVQFFGATARMPAVSAALAVQTGAALIPVTLWYEGEYWAARVHEEIPVPDEGGRQEKIRAMTQDLARAFEEGIAAHPEDWHMLQKVWVDDLEDDRG from the coding sequence ATGACCACGCCCCGCCGCGGAGAGGCGCCGCCGTCGCTTCGCGACGAGGTGTCCGACGCCGCCTACGCCCTGGGCTGGACGGTCGTCCGCAAGATGCCGGAGAGCGCGGCGCGCCTGGTGTTCACCGCGCTGTCCGACCGCACGTGGCACCGCTACGGCGGCGGCGTGCGGCAGCTGGAGAGGAATCTGTGCCGCGTCCTCGGCAAGGACGCCGTCGACGACGAGGTCCGCATCCTCAGCAAGAAGGTGCTCCGCTCCTACTTCCGCTACTGGCTGGAGGTCTTCCGGCTGCCGGAGTACGACCGGGCGCGGATCCTCGGCCGGATGCGGGTCACCGGCGAGAAGAAGATCTTCACCAACCTCGACTCCGGGCGCGGCGTCATCCTGGCGCTGCCCCACATGGGCAACTACGAGCACGCAGGCGCGTGGCTGGTGCACTGCGGCTACCCCTTCACCACGGTCGCCGAGCGGCTCGAACCCGCCTCGCTGTTCGACCGGTTCGTCGAGTTCCGCGAGGGCCTCGGGATGGAGGTGCTCGCGCACAAGGGCGCCTCCGCCTACGGGCGGATGGCGCAGCGGCTGCGCGCCGGGCGGCCGGTGTGCCTGGTCGTCGACCGCGACCTGACCGAGAGCGGCATCGACGTGCAGTTCTTCGGCGCCACCGCCCGGATGCCCGCCGTGTCGGCCGCGCTGGCCGTCCAGACCGGCGCCGCCCTCATTCCCGTGACACTCTGGTATGAGGGCGAGTACTGGGCGGCGCGGGTCCACGAGGAGATCCCCGTGCCGGACGAGGGCGGCAGACAGGAGAAGATCCGGGCCATGACCCAGGACCTCGCGCGCGCCTTCGAGGAGGGCATCGCCGCCCACCCCGAGGACTGGCACATGCTGCAGAAGGTCTGGGTGGACGACCTCGAGGACGACCGAGGATGA
- a CDS encoding glycosyltransferase family 4 protein, with product MKVGLVCPYTWDVPGGVQQHIGDLAEALIALGHEVSVITPADDDADLPPYVASAGRAVPVPYNGSVARLAFGFLSAGRVRRWIREGGFDVLHVHEPAAPSLGLLACWAADGPIVGTFHASYERSRALSVTAPILQSALEKITGRIAVSEAARTTLVEHLGGGAVLIPNGVATERYAMAEPLPGWRGRADTPPVGDGGALGFLGRMDESRKGLQVLLRAFEILGRLRPGLRLLIAGPGDADDVLARVPADLRDRVAVLGMVSEDDKVRAYHSVDVFVAPNLGGESFGIVLAEAMAAGAPILASDIEAFDRVLRGGRAGMLFPVGDHEALAAAAGELLDDPARRKQLSAEARAAVRAYDWSSVARDVLRVYETVTGGRAGVVESGLGA from the coding sequence ATGAAGGTGGGACTCGTCTGCCCCTACACCTGGGACGTGCCGGGCGGCGTCCAGCAGCACATCGGCGATCTCGCCGAGGCGCTGATCGCGCTCGGCCACGAGGTGTCGGTCATCACGCCCGCCGACGACGACGCCGACCTGCCGCCCTACGTCGCGTCGGCCGGGCGCGCCGTCCCCGTCCCCTACAACGGCTCGGTCGCGCGGCTGGCGTTCGGGTTCCTGTCGGCCGGCCGGGTCCGGCGCTGGATCCGCGAGGGCGGGTTCGACGTCCTGCACGTCCACGAGCCCGCCGCGCCCTCGCTCGGGCTGCTCGCCTGCTGGGCGGCCGACGGGCCCATCGTGGGCACGTTCCACGCGTCCTACGAGCGGTCGCGGGCGCTGTCGGTCACCGCGCCGATCCTGCAGAGCGCCCTGGAGAAGATCACCGGCCGGATCGCGGTGTCGGAGGCCGCCCGCACCACCCTCGTCGAGCACCTCGGCGGCGGCGCCGTGCTGATCCCGAACGGCGTCGCGACCGAGCGCTACGCGATGGCGGAGCCGCTGCCCGGCTGGCGCGGCCGCGCGGACACGCCGCCCGTCGGCGACGGGGGAGCGCTGGGGTTCCTCGGCCGGATGGACGAGTCGCGCAAGGGCCTGCAGGTGCTGCTGCGCGCCTTCGAGATCCTCGGCCGCCTGCGCCCCGGGCTGCGGCTGCTGATCGCCGGGCCCGGCGACGCCGACGACGTGCTGGCCCGGGTCCCGGCCGACCTCCGCGACCGCGTCGCCGTGCTCGGCATGGTGAGCGAGGACGACAAGGTCCGCGCCTACCACTCGGTGGACGTGTTCGTCGCGCCCAACCTCGGCGGTGAGAGCTTCGGCATCGTCCTCGCCGAGGCCATGGCCGCGGGCGCGCCCATCCTCGCCAGCGACATCGAGGCGTTCGACCGCGTCCTGCGCGGGGGCCGGGCCGGGATGCTGTTCCCTGTCGGCGACCACGAGGCGCTCGCCGCGGCGGCCGGGGAGCTGCTCGACGACCCGGCCCGCCGCAAGCAGCTGTCGGCGGAGGCCCGCGCGGCGGTGCGGGCCTACGACTGGTCGTCGGTGGCCCGCGACGTGCTGCGGGTGTACGAGACCGTCACCGGCGGCCGCGCCGGCGTGGTCGAGTCCGGGCTCGGCGCGTAG
- a CDS encoding DUF3048 domain-containing protein, translating to MRSVWGTTVRGRTSAGMGVLVLGAALSACSGSDGAKSAPPPPSSTGTPQPSGTPTPATHPFTGGAKGLTNPVLAVKIENTRPAFPQSGVSAADIVYVEQVEGGETRLMAVYSSKLPKKVGPVRSARISDLHILPQFGRPAFAFSGVQSKMKKYIRKAPLYDISQENAGGAYFRSGDRRIPYNLYADPKNLLKQAPKAAKPRDIGFRFGDAPDGGKPTRSFTARWPAATMGFTWSAKQKRWLASWGGSPDRAAEGGLLGGRTVVVQYAKTTRSKFHDFLGSYTPLIHTTGNGRAVVLRDGKAYGAKWSRSSESEGTTYTTADGKPMNFARGQVWVVLVNDGKPYTP from the coding sequence GTGCGATCTGTCTGGGGCACCACCGTCCGGGGGCGTACGTCCGCGGGGATGGGCGTCCTCGTCCTCGGTGCCGCGCTGTCGGCCTGCTCGGGCTCGGACGGCGCGAAGTCGGCGCCGCCACCGCCGAGCAGCACGGGCACGCCCCAGCCCAGCGGGACGCCGACTCCCGCGACGCATCCCTTCACCGGCGGCGCCAAGGGGCTGACCAACCCCGTCCTCGCGGTCAAGATCGAGAACACGCGGCCGGCGTTCCCGCAGAGCGGCGTCTCGGCCGCCGACATCGTCTACGTCGAGCAGGTCGAGGGCGGCGAGACCCGCCTGATGGCGGTCTACTCCTCCAAGCTGCCGAAGAAGGTCGGGCCCGTCCGCAGCGCCCGCATCTCCGACCTGCACATCCTGCCGCAGTTCGGCCGGCCCGCCTTCGCGTTCTCCGGCGTCCAGAGCAAGATGAAGAAGTACATCCGCAAGGCACCGCTGTACGACATCTCCCAGGAGAACGCGGGGGGCGCGTACTTCCGCTCCGGCGACAGGCGGATCCCCTACAACCTCTACGCCGATCCCAAGAACCTGCTGAAGCAGGCACCGAAGGCCGCGAAGCCGCGCGACATCGGCTTCCGATTCGGAGACGCCCCGGACGGCGGCAAGCCCACCAGGTCGTTCACCGCCCGGTGGCCCGCCGCGACCATGGGGTTCACGTGGTCGGCCAAGCAGAAGCGGTGGCTCGCCAGCTGGGGCGGCAGCCCCGACCGCGCCGCCGAGGGCGGGCTCCTCGGCGGCAGGACCGTCGTCGTCCAGTACGCCAAGACGACCCGCTCGAAGTTCCACGACTTCCTCGGCAGCTACACGCCGCTGATCCACACCACCGGGAACGGGCGCGCGGTCGTCCTGCGCGACGGCAAGGCCTACGGTGCCAAGTGGTCGCGCTCGTCCGAGAGCGAGGGCACCACCTACACCACCGCCGACGGCAAGCCGATGAACTTCGCCCGCGGCCAGGTCTGGGTCGTGCTCGTCAACGACGGCAAGCCCTACACGCCCTAG
- the pdxS gene encoding pyridoxal 5'-phosphate synthase lyase subunit PdxS: MPVSTSTPAPDNAAPETGTARVKRGMAEMLKGGVIMDVVTPDQAKIAEDAGAVAVMALERVPADIRVEGGISRMSDPDMIDGIIAAVSIPVMAKARIGHFVEAQVLQALGVDYVDESEVLTPADYDNHIDKWAFTVPFVCGATSLGEALRRITEGAAMIRSKGEAGTGDVSNATTHMRKIRQEIRRLQSLPEDELYVAAKELQAPYELVKEVARAGKLPVVLFTAGGIATPADAAMMMQLGAEGVFVGSGIFKSGNPAQRAEAIVKATTFHDDPDVIAKVSRGLGEAMVGINAATLGEDQKFAGRGW, from the coding sequence ATGCCCGTGTCCACTTCCACTCCCGCCCCTGACAACGCCGCGCCCGAGACCGGGACCGCCCGCGTCAAGCGCGGCATGGCGGAGATGCTCAAGGGCGGCGTGATCATGGACGTCGTCACGCCCGACCAGGCGAAGATCGCCGAAGACGCGGGCGCGGTCGCCGTCATGGCCCTGGAGCGGGTGCCCGCCGACATCCGCGTCGAGGGCGGCATCTCCCGGATGAGCGACCCCGACATGATCGACGGGATCATCGCCGCGGTCTCCATCCCCGTCATGGCCAAGGCCCGTATCGGCCACTTCGTCGAGGCGCAGGTGCTGCAGGCCCTCGGCGTCGACTACGTCGACGAGTCCGAGGTGCTCACGCCCGCCGACTACGACAACCACATCGACAAGTGGGCGTTCACCGTCCCGTTCGTCTGCGGGGCCACCAGCCTGGGCGAGGCGCTGCGCCGCATCACCGAGGGCGCGGCGATGATCCGCTCCAAGGGCGAGGCCGGCACCGGCGACGTCTCCAACGCCACGACGCACATGCGCAAGATCCGGCAGGAGATCCGCCGCCTGCAGTCCCTGCCCGAGGACGAGCTGTACGTCGCGGCCAAGGAGCTCCAGGCCCCCTACGAGCTGGTCAAGGAGGTCGCCCGGGCGGGCAAGCTGCCCGTCGTGCTGTTCACCGCGGGCGGCATCGCGACCCCCGCCGACGCCGCGATGATGATGCAGCTCGGCGCCGAGGGCGTCTTCGTCGGCTCCGGCATCTTCAAGTCCGGCAACCCCGCCCAGCGCGCCGAGGCGATCGTGAAGGCCACCACCTTCCACGACGACCCCGACGTGATCGCCAAGGTGTCCCGCGGCCTCGGCGAGGCCATGGTCGGCATCAACGCCGCCACCCTCGGCGAGGACCAGAAGTTCGCCGGCCGCGGCTGGTAG
- a CDS encoding DUF6928 family protein, with product MAWSVALACASAGEPTDVFRSGLVPDPDAAAKIARRLYPAAALTETGDTVLDFALWPYEDELFVGAFGRALLLCDRRLFCLDDDARRIADTAAAALPGSHCGVLVLHNVIRSCWFRWYESGVLLRDVYVTAEDGVVVDQGERLPAERPFWRAVDEGAPDVPLPFDPEEFGLALAQEHMFGRGIADRGKDGFLPLELPVRRFRHA from the coding sequence ATGGCTTGGTCGGTCGCGCTGGCGTGCGCGAGCGCGGGTGAACCCACCGACGTGTTCCGGTCGGGCCTGGTGCCCGATCCGGACGCCGCCGCGAAGATCGCGCGCCGCCTGTATCCGGCGGCCGCCCTCACCGAGACCGGCGACACCGTCCTGGACTTCGCGCTCTGGCCGTACGAGGACGAGCTGTTCGTCGGGGCCTTCGGCCGGGCGCTGCTGCTGTGCGACCGGCGGCTGTTCTGTCTCGACGACGACGCCCGCCGCATCGCCGACACCGCCGCGGCGGCGCTCCCCGGCTCCCACTGCGGCGTCCTCGTCCTGCACAACGTGATCCGCAGCTGCTGGTTCCGCTGGTACGAGTCGGGCGTGCTGCTCCGCGACGTGTACGTCACCGCCGAGGACGGCGTGGTCGTCGACCAGGGCGAGCGGCTGCCCGCCGAGCGCCCGTTCTGGCGCGCCGTCGACGAGGGCGCCCCGGACGTGCCGCTCCCGTTCGACCCCGAGGAGTTCGGCCTCGCCCTCGCCCAGGAGCACATGTTCGGCCGCGGCATCGCCGACCGCGGCAAGGACGGCTTCCTCCCCCTGGAGCTCCCGGTCCGCCGCTTCCGGCACGCCTGA
- the pdxT gene encoding pyridoxal 5'-phosphate synthase glutaminase subunit PdxT, with the protein MTAVPTIGVLALQGDVREHARALEEAGARTVTVRRPDELERVDGLVLPGGESTTMWRLARSFEMLDPLRKRIEAGMPAYGSCAGMIMLADRIRGGVAGQETVGGIDMTVRRNAFGRQVDSFEAAVPLTGMGDTPYHAVFIRAPWVESVGDSVEILGRAESGPNAGRIVAVRQGRLMATAFHPELTGDFRVHHYFADLVRRTTEED; encoded by the coding sequence GTGACTGCTGTGCCCACGATCGGTGTCCTCGCCCTGCAGGGCGACGTGCGCGAGCATGCGCGCGCGCTGGAGGAGGCCGGGGCGCGCACCGTGACGGTGCGCCGTCCTGACGAGCTGGAACGGGTCGACGGGCTGGTCCTGCCCGGCGGGGAGTCCACCACCATGTGGAGGCTGGCGCGCTCGTTCGAGATGCTCGACCCGCTGCGCAAGCGGATCGAGGCGGGCATGCCCGCCTACGGCTCCTGCGCCGGCATGATCATGCTGGCGGACCGGATCCGGGGCGGCGTGGCGGGCCAGGAGACCGTCGGGGGGATCGACATGACCGTGCGGCGCAACGCGTTCGGCCGGCAGGTCGACTCGTTCGAGGCCGCCGTCCCGCTGACCGGTATGGGTGACACGCCGTACCACGCCGTTTTCATCCGCGCACCCTGGGTGGAATCCGTCGGCGACTCCGTCGAGATCCTCGGACGCGCGGAGAGCGGCCCGAACGCCGGTAGGATCGTCGCCGTCCGCCAGGGGCGCCTCATGGCGACCGCGTTCCATCCGGAGTTGACAGGCGATTTCCGCGTGCACCACTACTTCGCCGATCTGGTGCGCCGGACGACTGAGGAGGATTGA
- a CDS encoding YebC/PmpR family DNA-binding transcriptional regulator, giving the protein MSGHSKWATTKHKKAALDAKRGKLFAKLIKNIEVAARTGGGDADANPTLYDAIYKAKKNSVPNDNIERARKRGAGEEAGGADWQNITYEGYAPGGVAVLIECLTDNRNRAASEVRVALTRNGGSLADPGSVSYMFNRKGVVIVPKAGTSEDDVMMAVLDAGAEEVNDLDDENFEVVSEAGDLVAVRSALVDAGIDYESAESKFLPSVTVPLDEDNAKKVFRLLDALEDSDDVQEVYANFDVSDEVMASIDA; this is encoded by the coding sequence ATGTCCGGCCATTCCAAGTGGGCGACGACCAAGCACAAGAAGGCGGCCCTCGACGCCAAGCGGGGCAAGCTCTTCGCCAAGCTGATCAAGAACATCGAGGTGGCGGCCCGCACGGGCGGCGGCGACGCCGACGCGAACCCCACCCTCTACGACGCCATCTACAAGGCGAAGAAGAACTCGGTCCCGAACGACAACATCGAGCGGGCCCGCAAGCGGGGCGCCGGCGAGGAGGCCGGGGGTGCCGACTGGCAGAACATCACCTACGAGGGCTACGCCCCCGGTGGTGTCGCCGTGCTCATCGAGTGCCTGACCGACAACCGCAACCGGGCCGCCTCCGAGGTCCGCGTCGCCCTGACCCGCAACGGCGGCTCCCTCGCCGACCCGGGCTCGGTCTCCTACATGTTCAACCGCAAGGGCGTCGTGATCGTCCCCAAGGCGGGCACCAGCGAGGACGACGTGATGATGGCCGTCCTGGACGCCGGGGCCGAGGAGGTCAACGACCTCGACGACGAGAACTTCGAGGTCGTGAGCGAGGCCGGCGACCTGGTCGCGGTCCGCTCGGCCCTGGTGGACGCCGGGATCGACTACGAGTCGGCGGAGAGCAAGTTCCTGCCGAGCGTCACCGTCCCGCTCGACGAGGACAACGCCAAGAAGGTGTTCCGGCTCCTGGACGCCCTGGAGGACTCCGACGACGTCCAAGAGGTCTACGCCAACTTCGACGTGAGCGACGAGGTCATGGCCTCCATCGACGCCTGA
- a CDS encoding GNAT family N-acetyltransferase — MEIRALAPEEADAVRDIRARAFGPLPDEVWARRSRMVRQAAEAGRQFAGLDGGTVVATGALLDMTQWWHGRAVSAAGVSAITVAPEERGRGLGRRLMADLLERCADLGHPLAMLYPATTRLYRSLGWEHAGAWHHVDLPTEALRTIAAERVPVRRTGPGDAAEVAAVVGRAHRTARDCGPVGWPEARWRVYLDGPDAYHYLAEDGFLSYQWAEGNTGLEVARLVASSERTLRALWAIVGSGSSTAESVRACVSPMDPVLWLPRERESEAVQRSQWMLRVVDAPAAIAARGYPDGVAAGVPMEIDDPQRPANSGHWRLEIKDGEGRLERSAPDAGAVRLGPRGLSALYSGIPVSTLRRVGLLQGGDADALTAVFAATPFSLDYF, encoded by the coding sequence ATGGAGATTCGCGCTCTCGCACCCGAAGAGGCGGACGCCGTCCGCGACATCCGGGCCCGCGCCTTCGGGCCGCTGCCCGACGAGGTGTGGGCGAGGCGGTCCCGCATGGTCCGGCAGGCGGCGGAGGCGGGGCGGCAGTTCGCCGGTCTCGACGGCGGCACGGTCGTCGCCACGGGAGCCCTGCTCGACATGACGCAGTGGTGGCACGGGCGGGCGGTGTCCGCGGCCGGCGTCAGCGCGATCACGGTCGCCCCCGAGGAACGCGGCCGGGGTCTCGGCCGCCGCCTGATGGCCGACCTGCTGGAGCGGTGCGCCGATCTCGGTCACCCGCTCGCCATGCTCTATCCGGCCACGACGCGGCTCTACCGGTCGCTCGGCTGGGAGCACGCGGGGGCCTGGCACCACGTCGACCTGCCCACCGAGGCCCTGCGCACGATCGCGGCCGAGCGGGTCCCCGTCCGCAGGACCGGGCCCGGCGACGCCGCCGAGGTGGCCGCCGTGGTCGGCCGCGCGCACCGGACGGCGCGCGACTGCGGTCCGGTCGGCTGGCCGGAGGCGAGGTGGCGCGTGTACCTGGACGGCCCCGACGCCTACCACTACCTGGCCGAGGACGGGTTCCTCTCCTACCAGTGGGCGGAGGGCAACACCGGGCTGGAGGTCGCCCGGCTCGTCGCCTCATCCGAGCGGACGCTGAGGGCGCTGTGGGCGATCGTCGGGTCCGGCTCGTCGACGGCCGAGTCCGTGCGGGCCTGCGTGTCGCCGATGGACCCGGTGCTCTGGCTGCCGCGCGAGCGCGAGAGCGAGGCCGTGCAGCGCTCCCAGTGGATGCTGCGGGTCGTCGACGCGCCCGCCGCGATCGCGGCACGCGGCTACCCGGACGGGGTCGCCGCCGGCGTCCCGATGGAGATCGACGATCCGCAGCGTCCGGCGAACTCGGGCCACTGGCGCCTGGAGATCAAGGACGGGGAGGGGCGGCTGGAACGCTCCGCCCCCGACGCCGGCGCCGTGCGCCTCGGCCCGCGCGGCCTGTCGGCCCTCTACTCAGGGATCCCGGTGTCGACGCTCCGCCGCGTCGGCCTGCTCCAGGGCGGGGACGCCGATGCGCTCACGGCCGTGTTCGCGGCCACGCCGTTCTCGCTGGATTACTTCTGA
- the ruvC gene encoding crossover junction endodeoxyribonuclease RuvC: MRVMGVDPGLTRCGVGVVEGAPGKRLHLVHVSVVRTAPDEDHALRLLGVETGIAAVMDELRPDAVAVERVFSQHNVRTVMGTAQAAGIAMLLAARRGLPVALHTPSEAKAAVTGNGRADKAQVTRMVTRLLSLETAPKPADAADALALAICHVWRGGAQRRLAHAHRSRIEEAARAERERLAARNRGGSVQ, encoded by the coding sequence GTGCGGGTGATGGGGGTGGACCCCGGGCTCACCCGGTGCGGGGTCGGGGTCGTCGAGGGCGCCCCGGGCAAGCGGCTGCACCTGGTGCACGTGTCGGTCGTGCGGACCGCCCCCGACGAGGACCACGCCCTGCGCCTGCTGGGCGTCGAGACGGGCATCGCGGCGGTCATGGACGAGCTGCGCCCCGACGCCGTCGCCGTCGAGCGCGTGTTCTCCCAGCACAACGTGCGGACCGTGATGGGCACGGCCCAGGCCGCCGGGATCGCCATGCTGCTGGCCGCCCGGCGCGGCCTGCCCGTCGCGCTGCACACCCCCAGCGAGGCCAAGGCCGCCGTCACCGGGAACGGCCGCGCCGACAAGGCGCAGGTGACCAGGATGGTGACCCGGCTCCTGTCCCTGGAGACGGCGCCGAAGCCGGCGGACGCCGCGGACGCGCTCGCCCTGGCCATCTGCCACGTGTGGCGCGGGGGAGCGCAGCGGCGGCTCGCGCACGCGCACCGGTCGCGGATCGAGGAGGCGGCCAGGGCCGAACGGGAGCGGCTCGCCGCCCGGAACAGAGGAGGAAGCGTCCAGTGA
- the ruvA gene encoding Holliday junction branch migration protein RuvA, producing the protein MIAFVSGRVAAAGPDGAVIDVHGVGLSVQCTPTTLAGLRVGEQAQVPTSLVVREDSLTLFGFADDDERTVFELLQTASGVGPRLALAMLAVHSPNALRRAVSTEDLTALTKVPGIGKKGAQRIVLELRDRLGGPVGDDGGDLRAPARAEPWRDQVQMGLVNLGWSARDADAAVDAVAADLDGGETPPVAALLRSALKKLSKP; encoded by the coding sequence GTGATCGCCTTCGTCAGCGGCCGGGTGGCCGCCGCGGGCCCCGACGGGGCGGTGATCGACGTGCACGGCGTCGGCCTCTCGGTGCAGTGCACCCCCACCACGCTGGCCGGCCTGCGGGTCGGGGAGCAGGCGCAGGTGCCGACCTCCCTCGTCGTCCGCGAGGACTCCCTCACGCTGTTCGGGTTCGCCGACGACGACGAGCGCACCGTCTTCGAGCTGCTCCAGACCGCCAGCGGCGTCGGGCCCCGCCTCGCCCTGGCGATGCTGGCGGTCCACTCGCCGAACGCGCTGCGCCGCGCCGTGTCCACCGAGGACCTGACGGCGCTCACCAAGGTGCCCGGCATCGGCAAGAAGGGCGCGCAGCGCATCGTCCTGGAACTGCGGGACCGCCTCGGCGGCCCGGTCGGCGACGACGGCGGCGACCTGCGCGCGCCGGCCCGCGCCGAGCCGTGGCGCGACCAGGTGCAGATGGGCCTGGTCAACCTCGGCTGGTCGGCCAGGGACGCCGACGCCGCCGTGGACGCGGTCGCGGCCGACCTCGACGGCGGGGAGACGCCCCCGGTCGCGGCCTTGCTGAGGTCGGCCTTGAAGAAGCTCAGCAAACCATGA
- the ruvB gene encoding Holliday junction branch migration DNA helicase RuvB, giving the protein MSGADEAERLVSADAGGAEEQQIEAALRPKKLADFVGQERVREQLSLVLHGALGRGRTPDHVLLSGGPGLGKTTLAMIIAAELGQPLRISSGPAIERAGDLAAVLSTLAEGEVLFLDEIHRLARPAEEMLYMAMEDFRVDVVVGKGPGATAIPLDIAPFTLVGATTRAGMLPGPLRDRFGFVAHMDFYEPAELEIIVRRSARLLDVEIAEEAAAEVAGRSRGTPRIANRLLRRVRDYAEVRADGVVTRESARAALALYEVDERGLDRLDRSVLESLMRKFGGGPVGLSTLAVSVGEEPETVEVVAEPFLVRQGLLARTPRGRVATAAAWAHLGLPQPPTAPMAGALFDLDGDAGRAE; this is encoded by the coding sequence ATGAGCGGAGCCGACGAGGCCGAGCGGCTGGTGTCCGCGGACGCCGGCGGGGCCGAGGAGCAGCAGATCGAGGCCGCGCTGCGGCCGAAGAAACTGGCCGACTTCGTCGGGCAGGAGCGGGTCCGTGAGCAGCTCTCGCTGGTGCTGCACGGCGCGCTGGGGCGTGGCAGGACCCCCGACCACGTGCTGCTGTCGGGCGGGCCCGGGCTCGGCAAGACCACCCTCGCCATGATCATCGCTGCGGAGCTGGGGCAGCCGCTGCGGATCTCCTCGGGGCCGGCGATCGAGCGGGCCGGCGACCTCGCGGCCGTGCTGTCGACCCTCGCCGAGGGTGAGGTGCTGTTCCTGGACGAGATCCATCGGCTGGCGCGGCCCGCCGAGGAGATGCTCTACATGGCGATGGAGGACTTCCGCGTCGACGTCGTCGTCGGCAAGGGCCCCGGGGCGACGGCGATCCCGCTGGACATCGCCCCCTTCACCCTGGTGGGGGCCACCACGCGGGCCGGCATGCTGCCCGGTCCGCTGCGCGATCGGTTCGGCTTCGTCGCGCACATGGACTTCTACGAGCCCGCCGAGTTGGAGATCATCGTCCGCCGGTCCGCCCGGCTGCTGGACGTGGAGATCGCCGAAGAGGCCGCCGCCGAGGTCGCCGGGCGCTCGCGCGGCACCCCCCGCATCGCCAACCGGCTGCTGCGCCGTGTCCGCGACTACGCCGAGGTGCGCGCCGACGGCGTGGTCACGCGGGAATCGGCCCGCGCGGCCCTGGCGTTGTACGAGGTGGACGAGCGGGGCCTGGACCGGCTCGACCGCTCCGTGTTGGAGTCGCTGATGCGCAAGTTCGGCGGCGGGCCGGTGGGCCTGTCGACGCTGGCCGTGTCGGTGGGGGAGGAACCCGAGACCGTCGAGGTCGTCGCGGAACCGTTCCTCGTCCGGCAGGGGCTGCTCGCCAGGACGCCGCGCGGACGGGTCGCCACGGCCGCCGCGTGGGCGCACCTGGGGCTTCCCCAGCCGCCGACGGCTCCGATGGCGGGCGCCCTGTTCGACCTGGACGGGGACGCGGGCCGGGCCGAATAG